From Deinococcota bacterium:
GTCTTGGGCTTCTCGCCCTCCAGCTGCCGCCGCACCGACTGCATGGTGAGGTGCATGTTGGTGCCGGTGTCGCCGTCGGGGACGGGGTAGACGTTTAAGGCGTTGACCTCGTCGATGTAGACACCCAGCCACTCGGTCGCATACGAAAAGGCCTTGACCAGCTCCCTGGCCGCGAGACGTGCCTGCGCCGCCCCTCTTTCCGCGACCTCAGCCACGGCTCACCCCGGCCACATGTACCCGCACCCGGCGGACTCGGGCGCCCGCCAGCGACCGGGCGGCGTACTCGACGCGCTCGCGCACCGAGTCGGCCACCGCGGGAATGTTGACACCGTAGGCGACCACCACGTGCAGGTCTATCTCGCAGTCGCCTTGGGCGACGCGAGTGACCACCACGCCCTCGTCGACCTGCTGCCGGCCCAGGATGCGCTTTAGGCCCTCGCGCATGCTGGCCGGCGCCATGCCCACCACGCCGGGAACCTCGTGCGCGGCCAGGCCGATGATCGTCGCCAGCGCCTCGTTGGTGACGACGAGCCTGTCCGCGCGCTTAGCAGGCAGCGCTTTGGGCTCCTTGGCGGTCTGCTTGGCGCCCGTTCTCCTGGCAGCA
This genomic window contains:
- a CDS encoding kinase, which produces MVKAFSYATEWLGVYIDEVNALNVYPVPDGDTGTNMHLTMQSVRRQLEGEKPKT
- a CDS encoding Asp23/Gls24 family envelope stress response protein translates to MPAKRADRLVVTNEALATIIGLAAHEVPGVVGMAPASMREGLKRILGRQQVDEGVVVTRVAQGDCEIDLHVVVAYGVNIPAVADSVRERVEYAARSLAGARVRRVRVHVAGVSRG